One window from the genome of Thermaerobacter marianensis DSM 12885 encodes:
- a CDS encoding adenosylcobalamin-dependent ribonucleoside-diphosphate reductase — protein MELTGIRRTVFLDRYARKGPDGKPVESSPEEMWDRVARAIAEVEEPGQREVWERRFRQALEGFKFVPGGRILAGAGTGNKVTYYNCYVIPSPEDSRKGIMDNVSLMVEIMSRGGGVGVNLSTLRPRGTYVRGVNGTASGPVSWAEVYSTATGSVIQGGSRRGALMLMLDDDHPDIEEFITVKRDLTKITNANLSVCISDAFMEAVQQDLPWDLKWNGKVYKTVRARDLWELICESAWASGEPGVVFMERVNKRSNTWYCEPINCVNPCGEQPLGPWGVCNLGAINLAAFVHEGELDLEGLKDTVAVAVRFLDNVIDATEYFFPENEKAQRYGVRRIGLGTMGLADMLIKLRIRYGSEKAFEVCDQVYRLIRDEAYRTSALLAKEKGAFPWFDKEKYLQGWFIQRLPEDIRQLIAQHGIRNGFLLTQAPTGTTSLLAGVSSGIEPVFAFSFKRTDRTGTHIVYHELYKEWLEKHPDEPVPDYFVSADQLTPEEHVRMQAIIQQYVDASISKTVNAPREHTVDQVRTLYRLAYELGCKGITYYRDGSREGVLHKLDDGGKAKQGKGTGQGKGQAGSEAAAAADGAATTAAGGAGAAATAAAVPAGAAAGAGTGAEAATAQLRVTWGHIRPIERPSKLNGFTVRRTTPLGNLYLTLNTFNGYPFELFAQIGKAGSDVAAFTEAIARLVSLAFRAGVDPHEVVEQLRGIGGSRSVGFGPNRVLSVPDAIAQFLDDYMAGKIERDPVDEVAAGQLTVFSADPAQQAREAVAAARAGQPAAGEAGGAGGTGEAGQVGFNLAAAGTGGAAGGNGGTGGNGTGRGPSEPGSAVVVNGTPGAPAAEPPAPRITGGNGRELSMDLCPECGSHALVREEGCSKCLACGYSEC, from the coding sequence ATGGAACTCACGGGAATCCGCAGGACCGTCTTCCTGGACCGTTACGCCCGCAAGGGGCCCGACGGGAAGCCGGTGGAGTCGTCGCCCGAAGAGATGTGGGACCGGGTGGCCCGGGCCATCGCCGAGGTGGAGGAACCGGGCCAGCGAGAGGTCTGGGAGCGGCGCTTCCGGCAGGCCCTGGAGGGGTTCAAGTTCGTTCCCGGCGGTCGGATCCTGGCGGGGGCCGGCACCGGGAACAAGGTGACCTATTATAACTGCTATGTGATCCCCTCCCCCGAGGACAGCCGCAAGGGGATCATGGACAACGTCTCCCTGATGGTCGAGATCATGTCCCGGGGTGGCGGCGTGGGGGTGAACCTGTCGACCCTGCGCCCGCGGGGCACCTACGTCAGGGGCGTCAACGGCACCGCCAGCGGCCCCGTTTCCTGGGCGGAGGTGTACAGCACCGCCACGGGCAGCGTGATCCAGGGCGGCAGCCGGCGCGGCGCCCTGATGCTCATGCTGGACGACGACCACCCCGACATCGAAGAGTTCATCACCGTCAAGCGGGACCTGACCAAGATCACCAACGCCAACCTGTCGGTTTGCATCAGCGACGCCTTCATGGAGGCCGTCCAGCAGGATCTGCCCTGGGACCTGAAGTGGAACGGCAAGGTGTACAAGACCGTGCGGGCCCGGGACCTGTGGGAGCTGATCTGCGAGTCGGCCTGGGCGTCGGGCGAGCCGGGCGTGGTGTTCATGGAGCGGGTCAACAAGCGCTCCAACACCTGGTACTGCGAGCCCATCAACTGCGTGAACCCCTGCGGCGAACAGCCGCTGGGCCCCTGGGGCGTCTGCAACCTGGGCGCCATCAACCTGGCCGCGTTCGTCCACGAAGGCGAACTCGACCTGGAGGGCCTGAAGGACACGGTGGCCGTGGCCGTCCGGTTCCTGGACAACGTCATCGACGCCACGGAGTACTTCTTCCCCGAGAACGAGAAGGCCCAGCGGTACGGGGTGCGGCGCATCGGCCTGGGGACCATGGGCCTGGCCGACATGCTGATCAAGCTGCGGATCCGGTACGGCAGCGAGAAGGCCTTCGAGGTCTGCGACCAGGTCTACCGGCTGATCCGGGACGAGGCGTACCGCACGTCGGCCCTGCTGGCGAAGGAGAAGGGCGCCTTCCCCTGGTTCGACAAGGAGAAGTACCTGCAGGGCTGGTTCATCCAGCGGCTGCCCGAAGACATCCGGCAGCTCATCGCCCAGCACGGCATCCGCAACGGGTTCCTGCTGACCCAGGCGCCCACGGGCACCACCAGCCTGCTGGCGGGCGTCAGCTCGGGCATCGAGCCGGTCTTTGCGTTCTCTTTCAAGCGCACGGACCGGACGGGCACCCACATCGTCTACCACGAGCTCTACAAGGAGTGGCTGGAGAAGCACCCTGACGAGCCCGTGCCCGACTACTTCGTGTCGGCGGACCAGCTGACGCCGGAGGAACACGTGCGGATGCAGGCCATCATCCAGCAGTACGTGGACGCCTCCATCTCCAAGACGGTCAACGCGCCGCGGGAGCACACCGTCGACCAGGTGCGGACCCTGTACCGCCTGGCGTACGAGCTGGGCTGCAAGGGCATCACCTACTACCGTGACGGCAGCCGCGAAGGCGTGTTGCACAAGCTGGACGATGGCGGCAAGGCCAAGCAGGGCAAGGGGACCGGCCAGGGCAAGGGCCAGGCCGGAAGCGAAGCCGCCGCGGCTGCGGACGGCGCCGCCACTACGGCGGCGGGAGGCGCCGGCGCGGCTGCGACGGCAGCGGCCGTGCCGGCGGGGGCGGCGGCCGGCGCCGGGACCGGTGCCGAGGCCGCGACGGCGCAGCTGCGGGTGACCTGGGGGCACATCCGGCCCATCGAGCGGCCCAGCAAGCTCAACGGGTTCACCGTGCGGCGCACCACGCCGCTGGGCAACCTGTACCTGACGCTGAACACCTTCAACGGCTATCCCTTCGAGCTGTTCGCCCAGATCGGCAAGGCGGGGTCCGACGTGGCCGCCTTCACCGAGGCCATCGCTCGGCTGGTCTCCCTGGCGTTCCGGGCCGGCGTCGACCCCCACGAGGTGGTGGAACAGCTGCGCGGCATCGGCGGCAGCCGCTCGGTGGGCTTCGGTCCCAACCGGGTGTTGTCGGTGCCCGACGCCATCGCCCAGTTCCTGGACGACTACATGGCTGGAAAGATCGAGCGGGATCCCGTGGACGAGGTGGCCGCAGGACAGCTCACGGTCTTCTCCGCCGATCCGGCCCAGCAGGCGCGGGAAGCCGTGGCCGCTGCCCGGGCCGGCCAGCCGGCGGCCGGCGAGGCCGGTGGGGCCGGCGGGACCGGGGAGGCTGGCCAGGTGGGCTTCAACCTCGCCGCGGCCGGCACCGGCGGAGCGGCGGGTGGCAACGGCGGAACCGGCGGCAACGGCACCGGGCGGGGCCCGTCGGAGCCGGGCTCGGCGGTGGTGGTCAACGGCACCCCGGGTGCCCCGGCGGCGGAGCCGCCGGCCCCCCGGATCACCGGCGGCAACGGCCGTGAGCTGAGCATGGACCTCTGCCCCGAGTGCGGCAGCCACGCGCTGGTACGCGAAGAAGGCTGCAGCAAGTGCCTGGCCTGCGGATACAGCGAGTGCTGA
- a CDS encoding DMT family transporter yields the protein MAGVLIGASLWGLSGTAAQQLMQGYGVTPHWLVTTRMLVAGLLLLATARLLGARDGLGPWRDPASRWQLVLFALGGLVGVQYSYMASIALGNAATATFLQYLGPAFVTVYEVLRWRRRPRRQEGLALLLATGGTLLLATGGSLDRLAVPAGAVVWGLISALALAFYTLSGAGLLRRWPPALIIGWAMLLGGAAMAVLAPPWHPGPRPVAWDAAAAGLWAFVVLGGTLLAFTLYLASLRHLRPSQTSLLACMEPLAAAASATLWLGVPFTGPMAAGGGAVLAAVLLLSSQSRDEAQGPASSGVPR from the coding sequence ATGGCGGGCGTCCTGATCGGGGCCAGCCTCTGGGGATTGTCCGGGACCGCCGCCCAGCAGCTGATGCAGGGGTACGGCGTCACGCCCCACTGGCTGGTCACCACCCGGATGCTGGTGGCGGGCCTCTTGCTGCTGGCCACCGCCCGGCTCCTCGGGGCCCGCGACGGGCTGGGCCCCTGGCGAGACCCCGCGTCCCGCTGGCAGCTGGTGCTCTTCGCCCTGGGCGGGCTCGTGGGGGTGCAGTACAGCTACATGGCCTCCATCGCCCTGGGGAATGCGGCCACGGCCACGTTCCTCCAGTATCTAGGACCTGCCTTCGTGACGGTGTACGAGGTGCTGCGCTGGCGCCGGCGCCCGCGGCGCCAGGAGGGCCTGGCACTGCTCCTGGCCACGGGAGGAACCCTGCTGCTGGCCACAGGCGGGTCCCTGGACCGCCTGGCGGTGCCCGCCGGTGCCGTGGTGTGGGGGCTGATCTCGGCGCTGGCCCTGGCCTTCTACACCCTGTCCGGCGCCGGCCTGCTGCGCCGGTGGCCGCCGGCGCTGATCATCGGGTGGGCGATGCTCCTGGGGGGGGCGGCCATGGCCGTCCTGGCGCCCCCATGGCACCCGGGTCCCCGGCCGGTGGCGTGGGATGCCGCGGCCGCCGGCCTGTGGGCCTTCGTGGTGCTGGGGGGCACCCTGCTAGCCTTCACCCTCTACCTGGCCAGCCTGCGGCACCTGCGGCCGTCCCAGACGAGCCTGTTGGCCTGTATGGAGCCCCTGGCCGCCGCGGCCTCCGCCACCCTGTGGCTCGGCGTCCCCTTCACCGGGCCCATGGCCGCGGGCGGCGGGGCGGTGCTGGCCGCCGTGCTCCTTTTGTCAAGCCAAAGCCGGGACGAGGCTCAGGGACCGGCATCATCGGGCGTGCCCCGGTAG
- a CDS encoding CBS domain-containing protein, whose translation MAVNVAFFLLPKSEVVWLSPRNTLRQALERMERHRYSAVPLVDDGGRYAGTLTEGDLLWFIKATPGFTFDRAERILVADVPRRLRNDPVSIYADVRDLIRLAAVQSFVPVVDDRGLFIGIVRRREIIEYCARLLFGEGGAPPAARGPATGEDRDG comes from the coding sequence ATGGCCGTGAACGTGGCCTTCTTCCTCCTGCCCAAGTCCGAGGTGGTCTGGCTCAGCCCCCGCAACACCCTGCGCCAGGCCCTCGAGCGCATGGAGCGCCACCGCTACTCCGCCGTGCCCCTGGTGGACGACGGCGGCCGCTACGCGGGCACCCTCACCGAAGGCGACCTACTCTGGTTCATCAAGGCGACCCCCGGCTTCACCTTCGACCGGGCCGAGCGGATCCTGGTGGCCGACGTTCCGCGGCGCCTCCGCAACGATCCCGTATCCATCTACGCCGACGTGCGCGACCTGATCCGGCTGGCGGCCGTGCAGAGCTTCGTCCCCGTGGTGGACGACCGCGGCCTGTTCATCGGCATCGTCCGCCGGCGGGAGATCATCGAGTACTGCGCCCGGCTGCTGTTCGGGGAGGGCGGCGCGCCGCCGGCGGCGCGCGGTCCGGCCACCGGCGAGGACAGGGACGGCTAG
- a CDS encoding DUF2600 family protein, with product MNPFRREPGPSRDADSPAARRRSASACEAGGVPDVGEPARSKPPGGARRLLAEAARLATYVGRVLPAVDRALDRWQARAALIPDPELRRQALASLRTKRFHCEGGAVFAAAVPPDRRATLVEAIVALQTISDYLDNLCDRSESLDPADYRQLHQAMLDAVTPWPAQAPASVPRRAVMPPPHRGQAPLPSRAEAPLPRLATVPAPHRGAPPSADEGTAGSGGRAYYRLHPHQDDGGYLAALVTSCRTALAAFPGYHAVASPVRRLVALYNDLQVNKHGDQAGRLPRLEAWYHREAGRWHGRLAWWEFAAACGSTLGVFALFREALLHPAPPAERVAALVDAYFPWIGGLHILLDYLIDQAEDRAGGDLNLVRPYGDPSRAVEGLAAFAREAARRAEALPDAPLHRLVVDGLLGLYLTDPKVARQHLQPVARRLLAAGGPGARMCFAASRFVRRWRGNAG from the coding sequence GTGAACCCGTTCCGGCGCGAACCTGGCCCGTCGAGAGATGCCGACTCTCCGGCCGCCCGGCGGCGCTCCGCCTCCGCCTGCGAGGCCGGCGGCGTCCCGGACGTCGGCGAGCCGGCTCGTTCCAAGCCGCCGGGCGGTGCCCGCCGGCTGCTGGCGGAAGCCGCCCGGCTGGCAACCTACGTGGGGCGAGTGCTGCCGGCCGTCGACCGTGCCCTTGACCGCTGGCAGGCGCGGGCCGCCCTGATCCCGGACCCCGAGCTCCGGCGCCAGGCCCTGGCCAGCCTCCGCACCAAGCGCTTTCACTGCGAGGGCGGCGCAGTGTTCGCCGCGGCGGTTCCTCCCGATCGCAGGGCGACGCTGGTCGAGGCCATCGTGGCCTTGCAAACCATCAGCGACTACCTGGACAACCTGTGCGACCGGAGCGAAAGCCTGGATCCCGCCGACTACCGGCAGCTTCATCAGGCGATGCTGGACGCGGTGACGCCGTGGCCCGCCCAGGCGCCGGCATCCGTGCCGCGCCGGGCGGTGATGCCCCCGCCGCACCGTGGCCAGGCGCCGCTTCCGTCCCGGGCCGAGGCGCCCCTGCCGCGCCTGGCAACGGTGCCCGCACCACACCGGGGGGCGCCCCCTTCCGCTGACGAGGGGACCGCAGGGTCCGGCGGCCGCGCCTACTACCGCCTCCATCCCCACCAGGACGACGGAGGCTACCTGGCAGCCCTAGTCACATCCTGCCGGACCGCCCTGGCCGCCTTCCCCGGCTACCACGCCGTGGCATCGCCCGTGCGGCGCCTGGTGGCCCTCTACAATGACCTGCAGGTCAACAAGCACGGGGACCAGGCGGGGCGGCTGCCCCGGCTGGAGGCGTGGTACCACAGGGAGGCGGGGAGGTGGCATGGCCGCCTGGCCTGGTGGGAGTTCGCCGCCGCCTGTGGCTCGACCCTGGGGGTCTTCGCCCTGTTCCGCGAGGCCCTGCTACACCCGGCCCCGCCGGCTGAGCGGGTCGCCGCCCTGGTGGACGCCTACTTTCCCTGGATCGGCGGGCTGCACATCCTGCTGGACTACCTGATCGACCAGGCGGAAGACCGGGCCGGGGGCGACCTGAACCTGGTTCGCCCCTACGGGGACCCGTCCCGGGCGGTGGAGGGTCTTGCGGCCTTCGCCCGCGAAGCCGCCCGGCGGGCCGAGGCCCTGCCCGACGCGCCCCTGCACCGGCTGGTGGTCGACGGGCTGCTGGGGCTCTACCTGACGGACCCCAAGGTGGCCCGCCAGCACCTGCAGCCCGTGGCCCGGCGCCTGCTGGCCGCCGGCGGCCCCGGGGCCCGCATGTGCTTTGCCGCCAGCCGGTTCGTCCGGCGGTGGCGGGGGAATGCAGGCTAG
- the hpt gene encoding hypoxanthine phosphoribosyltransferase — protein sequence MSVNEPGATAPGGPRKARIDRVLFSQEAIAGKVRELAERIRQDYAAVPGANGTGGHGAPLTVVGILKGAFVFTADLVRALGALDVPLQVDFMAVSSYGTATQTSGIIRILKDLDRPIRGQHVLLIEDIVDTGLTLRYLREHLMAQDPASLRACVLLDKPERRLVDVPVEYVGFQIPDEFVVGYGIDYAEQFRYLPYIACVRLEPQ from the coding sequence ATGAGCGTCAACGAGCCGGGTGCAACGGCGCCGGGCGGCCCGCGGAAGGCCCGCATCGACCGGGTGCTCTTCAGCCAGGAGGCCATCGCCGGCAAGGTGCGGGAGCTGGCGGAGCGGATCCGCCAGGATTACGCCGCGGTGCCGGGCGCCAACGGGACGGGCGGCCATGGGGCGCCGCTGACGGTGGTGGGGATCCTCAAGGGCGCCTTCGTGTTCACCGCCGACCTGGTGCGGGCCCTGGGCGCCCTGGACGTCCCGCTGCAGGTCGACTTCATGGCCGTCTCCAGCTACGGCACGGCGACCCAGACCTCGGGGATCATCCGGATCCTCAAGGACCTGGACCGGCCCATCCGCGGCCAGCACGTGCTGCTGATCGAAGACATCGTGGACACCGGCCTGACCCTGCGCTACCTGCGGGAGCACCTGATGGCCCAGGACCCGGCCTCGCTGCGGGCCTGCGTGCTGCTGGACAAGCCGGAGCGGCGCCTTGTGGACGTGCCCGTGGAGTACGTGGGCTTCCAGATCCCCGACGAGTTCGTCGTGGGCTACGGCATCGACTACGCCGAGCAGTTCCGCTACCTGCCCTACATCGCGTGCGTGCGGCTGGAACCCCAGTAA
- a CDS encoding transglutaminase domain-containing protein: MKAWRSHGHRAQVPVLSPWYVLLVAAGLGSTLAMIRALGPFLGWAPDSSEPARLVLKAAALLWLPVTFPWLLLVLAGAGAVWVGWMALRRPDHLATLLEVPGTAVFGSGMAARWAPVLQDLWRGTYQQLPPDLLGPGTALLAGFHLVLVFLAARRPALALMPPVTGGLILLLAWFYGDLPRPQGPLAAYLVLAFAFAALARAAAAAPGSRHPVPGRLVLPAAVQALALVLIAALLAGALPSLDEPAADWVAVTSVANRLLPFTVADRAGGWGAIPGAGGGFQVPTRQFLGGPFFPGATPLLTVELSGDAIPATVYLRGATRLTYDGRSWGPPVDVPWYSRQGVSLWLAAGGEGGAAWYTANGYGDPSAPVPAMREARLLVQAITPHQPVHPYLYAAFEAREVQDGAPLGQGPQPGLDAGRDGRNPVMRTADDTLVVLHPQAGTYTVRSLVPQIDPGAARRAAAAAEARNPAWRDDPALQPYLALPPELPRRVRDLAAQITAEFDNPYDRARAIERYLRGFRYDLNMPFLPAGRDFVDYFLFDLQRGYCVAFASAAVVLLRSGGLAARWVEGFVVPTGGRPGTYVVTYAQAHSWPEVLIPGYGWIPLEPTPAYPEGPLLAAPANPPGSEPDAPAGDGPAPPVPSPRPRAAAEPEDPSSRPEPAEGGGAGATGGAGPAAVAGMVVAAAILAAAAAVLLERRRRRRSLPADPALAARAVFVRVERWLDRLGHGRPPALTAREYARWLARRVPELAPAWERLAALYELARYAPGPGTSEAAGSGGPQAWAGPGGGRTSLDPAAGTPALTAESVREAARSLRRDLERHFGWRFRRVLLTPDPAVVLAAVARWAQAVRNGLAARFGGRRPALRSGGTGRHRPSLRGRRPPAAGPGGRFVRTAGPAGGSR, encoded by the coding sequence GTGAAGGCGTGGCGATCCCACGGCCATCGCGCCCAGGTGCCGGTGCTGAGCCCGTGGTACGTCCTGCTGGTGGCCGCGGGCCTGGGCAGCACCCTGGCCATGATCCGGGCGCTCGGCCCCTTCCTGGGGTGGGCGCCGGACAGCTCCGAACCCGCCCGGCTGGTTCTCAAGGCGGCCGCGCTCCTGTGGCTGCCCGTGACCTTCCCCTGGCTGCTGCTGGTCCTGGCGGGGGCCGGGGCCGTCTGGGTGGGGTGGATGGCCCTGCGCCGGCCCGACCACCTGGCCACCCTGCTGGAGGTCCCGGGAACGGCGGTGTTCGGTTCCGGCATGGCGGCCCGCTGGGCGCCGGTCCTGCAGGATTTGTGGCGGGGAACCTACCAGCAGCTGCCCCCGGACCTCCTGGGTCCGGGCACGGCGCTGCTGGCCGGGTTCCACCTGGTCCTGGTCTTTCTCGCCGCCCGCCGGCCCGCCCTGGCGCTGATGCCGCCGGTGACCGGGGGACTGATCCTGCTGCTGGCCTGGTTCTACGGCGACCTGCCCCGCCCCCAGGGACCGCTGGCCGCCTACCTGGTCCTCGCCTTCGCCTTCGCCGCCCTGGCCCGGGCGGCGGCGGCCGCCCCCGGGTCGAGGCACCCGGTGCCGGGCCGGCTGGTTCTTCCCGCCGCGGTCCAGGCGCTGGCGCTGGTATTGATCGCAGCCCTCCTCGCCGGGGCCCTCCCGTCCCTGGACGAACCGGCCGCCGACTGGGTGGCGGTGACCAGCGTGGCCAACCGGCTCCTGCCCTTCACCGTGGCCGACCGGGCCGGCGGCTGGGGTGCCATCCCCGGCGCAGGGGGCGGCTTTCAGGTGCCGACGCGGCAGTTCCTGGGCGGGCCTTTCTTCCCCGGCGCCACGCCGCTGTTGACGGTGGAGCTCTCGGGTGACGCGATCCCCGCCACCGTGTACCTGCGGGGCGCCACCCGCCTGACCTACGACGGCCGCTCCTGGGGGCCGCCGGTGGACGTGCCGTGGTACAGCCGGCAGGGCGTCTCCCTCTGGCTGGCCGCCGGCGGCGAAGGGGGTGCGGCATGGTACACGGCCAACGGCTACGGGGATCCCAGCGCGCCGGTGCCGGCGATGCGGGAGGCGCGCCTGCTGGTGCAGGCGATCACCCCCCACCAACCCGTTCACCCCTACCTGTATGCGGCCTTCGAGGCCCGGGAGGTTCAGGACGGGGCTCCCCTGGGCCAGGGGCCGCAGCCGGGGCTCGACGCCGGCCGCGACGGGCGCAACCCGGTGATGCGCACCGCCGACGACACGCTGGTGGTCCTCCATCCCCAGGCGGGGACCTACACCGTGCGGTCGCTGGTGCCGCAGATCGATCCCGGCGCGGCCCGCCGGGCCGCGGCCGCGGCCGAGGCCCGCAACCCCGCCTGGCGGGACGATCCGGCCCTGCAACCTTACCTGGCCCTGCCGCCGGAGCTTCCCCGACGGGTGCGGGACCTGGCCGCCCAGATCACGGCGGAGTTCGACAACCCCTACGACCGGGCCCGGGCCATCGAGCGCTACTTGCGCGGCTTCCGGTATGACCTCAACATGCCCTTCCTGCCCGCGGGCCGGGACTTCGTCGACTACTTCCTGTTCGACCTGCAGCGGGGGTACTGCGTGGCCTTCGCCTCGGCGGCGGTGGTGTTGCTGCGCAGCGGGGGGCTGGCGGCCCGTTGGGTCGAAGGCTTCGTCGTGCCGACGGGCGGCCGGCCGGGCACGTACGTGGTCACCTACGCCCAGGCCCACTCCTGGCCGGAGGTGCTGATCCCCGGCTACGGGTGGATCCCCCTGGAACCGACGCCCGCCTATCCCGAAGGCCCTCTGCTGGCCGCCCCGGCGAACCCTCCCGGATCGGAGCCGGACGCGCCGGCCGGTGACGGGCCGGCACCGCCCGTCCCCTCCCCGCGGCCCCGTGCCGCCGCCGAGCCCGAGGACCCGTCGTCGCGGCCGGAGCCGGCGGAAGGCGGCGGGGCCGGCGCCACCGGCGGGGCGGGGCCCGCGGCGGTGGCAGGCATGGTGGTGGCCGCGGCGATCCTGGCCGCGGCGGCAGCGGTGCTGCTGGAGCGGCGCCGCCGGCGGCGGTCCCTGCCCGCCGACCCGGCCCTGGCGGCCCGGGCGGTGTTCGTGCGGGTCGAGCGCTGGCTGGACCGGCTCGGCCACGGGCGGCCCCCGGCCCTGACGGCACGGGAGTATGCCCGCTGGCTGGCGCGGCGGGTCCCCGAACTGGCACCTGCCTGGGAGCGGCTGGCGGCCCTGTACGAGCTGGCCCGGTATGCGCCGGGCCCCGGAACCTCCGAGGCGGCGGGGAGCGGCGGTCCCCAGGCCTGGGCCGGCCCCGGGGGCGGCCGGACCTCGCTGGACCCGGCCGCCGGGACGCCCGCCTTGACGGCCGAGTCCGTCCGGGAGGCGGCCCGGTCTCTGCGGCGCGACCTGGAGCGGCACTTCGGCTGGCGGTTCCGCCGGGTGCTGCTGACGCCCGACCCGGCGGTGGTCCTGGCGGCGGTGGCGCGATGGGCCCAGGCGGTGCGGAACGGCCTGGCGGCCCGGTTTGGCGGGCGGCGGCCGGCACTGCGCTCCGGCGGGACAGGCCGTCATCGCCCGTCCCTCCGGGGCCGGCGGCCGCCGGCGGCGGGCCCCGGGGGCCGGTTCGTCCGGACGGCGGGGCCGGCAGGGGGCTCGCGGTAG
- a CDS encoding DUF58 domain-containing protein translates to MRLQSWGLPVWTLAALAFALTTGGPVPWFLAKFLAALHLLAAAWAWVLARGLHVEARIDRPTATAGDRVQVEVAVHNESLLPVPRLSVSLPAWTEPPDRSGRPAPWWIRAVAAGRLPAVGAAVVPGAVFYRSLGPLGNLVFRDTVAVHRRGRYTLGPVVVELQEPLGIFRVRREVYAEPGLTVYPPVVPVDHLPVLPRQPFGRQRVDTRAWQDPSSLADVRPFQPGDNPKHIHWKLSAHLDELHVKEFELRATTDCFLFLDLYGGPPAGPAPAAGGPAAAGGTEAPAAAGEPLPAGAAGAGGVASRAGTAAGGPRARGTVAAAGPGHSRNGAGGGFSGPDRIPLDPGEWVAGVAAGIAAQALHRDLVVAAAAHGDRPYRLPPGRGPQHFRRLLEWLVDVDRPGDMPLADFLAAQGSGLTPRSAVLVVTRRLDRRLARVLVQLRGKGHAVGLWIVQTGPEPAHTGRGAGTGASTGTSRDPDRHHRPAPAGLGAPARLPAPDDPGLPPADPELVRWLRGAGVAVHPVTVPAATSLSSSAGRAGAVPYLLAGKQVPVGGATGGEPAGLGTPSRGWWR, encoded by the coding sequence ATGCGGCTGCAGAGCTGGGGCTTGCCGGTCTGGACCCTGGCCGCCCTGGCCTTCGCCCTGACCACCGGCGGGCCCGTCCCCTGGTTTCTCGCCAAGTTCCTGGCCGCCCTCCACCTGCTGGCCGCCGCCTGGGCGTGGGTCCTGGCCCGGGGCCTGCACGTCGAGGCCCGGATCGATCGGCCAACCGCCACGGCGGGCGACCGGGTCCAGGTGGAAGTCGCCGTCCACAACGAATCGCTGCTGCCCGTGCCCCGGCTGAGCGTCTCGCTACCAGCCTGGACGGAGCCCCCAGACCGGTCGGGCAGGCCTGCGCCGTGGTGGATCCGGGCCGTGGCGGCGGGCCGGCTCCCGGCGGTGGGGGCTGCCGTCGTGCCCGGGGCCGTGTTCTACCGTAGCCTGGGGCCGCTGGGCAACCTGGTGTTCCGCGACACCGTGGCCGTGCACCGCCGCGGCCGCTACACCCTCGGACCCGTGGTGGTCGAACTGCAGGAGCCGCTGGGCATCTTCCGCGTCCGCCGGGAGGTCTACGCCGAGCCGGGGCTCACGGTCTACCCGCCTGTGGTGCCGGTCGACCACCTGCCCGTCCTGCCGCGCCAGCCCTTCGGGCGCCAGCGGGTGGACACCCGGGCGTGGCAGGACCCCTCCAGCCTGGCCGACGTGCGGCCGTTCCAGCCCGGCGACAACCCGAAGCACATCCACTGGAAGCTGTCGGCCCACCTGGATGAACTGCACGTCAAGGAGTTCGAGCTGCGGGCGACCACCGACTGCTTCCTGTTCCTTGACCTGTACGGCGGCCCCCCGGCCGGTCCCGCTCCAGCGGCGGGTGGACCGGCCGCCGCCGGCGGGACCGAGGCGCCGGCGGCCGCGGGGGAACCGCTCCCTGCGGGGGCAGCCGGGGCCGGTGGGGTCGCCTCGAGAGCCGGGACGGCCGCCGGTGGACCCCGCGCCCGGGGAACGGTCGCCGCGGCCGGACCCGGCCATTCCCGGAACGGCGCCGGCGGCGGGTTCAGCGGGCCGGATCGGATCCCCCTGGATCCCGGCGAGTGGGTGGCCGGGGTCGCGGCAGGCATCGCCGCCCAGGCCCTGCACCGCGACCTGGTGGTGGCCGCCGCCGCCCACGGCGACCGGCCGTACCGGCTGCCGCCCGGACGGGGGCCGCAGCACTTCCGGCGCCTGCTGGAGTGGCTGGTCGACGTGGACCGGCCGGGGGACATGCCCCTGGCCGACTTCCTCGCCGCCCAGGGGAGCGGCTTGACGCCCCGCTCGGCGGTGCTGGTGGTGACGCGCCGGCTGGACCGCCGCCTGGCCCGGGTGCTGGTGCAGCTGCGCGGCAAAGGGCACGCCGTGGGGCTGTGGATCGTGCAAACGGGCCCCGAGCCCGCTCACACGGGCCGGGGTGCCGGGACCGGTGCGTCCACCGGGACGTCCCGGGATCCGGACCGCCATCACCGGCCGGCACCCGCGGGCCTGGGAGCGCCGGCCCGCCTGCCGGCGCCGGATGACCCCGGCCTGCCGCCCGCCGATCCGGAGCTGGTGCGCTGGCTGCGGGGAGCGGGGGTGGCCGTGCATCCCGTCACCGTCCCTGCAGCGACGTCCCTCTCCTCCTCGGCCGGCCGCGCCGGCGCTGTCCCCTACCTGCTGGCGGGGAAGCAGGTCCCGGTGGGCGGCGCCACAGGCGGGGAGCCGGCGGGGTTGGGAACCCCGTCCCGGGGGTGGTGGCGGTGA